The genome window TATTTTGTAGGTTTTTCCATGAGGTTGTTTCAAAAatatgaattttaaattttttgAATTAAGACATAGTTTTTGTTGATAAGAAGACTTCAAATCAAAAAGTTGGAAACTAAAAAACTCTATAACttatcaagatctacaaagttttatTTTTGTTGATCGGTCATTTATTCATCCAACATGGTGGTTCTGATATTGTTcacaaatcttatacatctcCCTTGTAGTTTCAGAAACTACAAGAGAGATAtaaattttgtgaacaaatttatttttaatttgtcatatgaagaaatggccAAAAATAAAAATTGTACATCTTGATGAGTTATAGTTTTGTAGTTGAAATATTTTTCATTTAATTTACTCCTTCAAAACGTGATTTTTGAAAATTGTCTTTGACTAGTGTAAAAAACACTCAACAAAtaatctctttgccgagtgttttttttacCGAGCATTTTTTTATTTGGCATTCATCAAAAaacttctttaccgagtgctgaaaaaacactcggtaaatcacttggcactcgacaaagacccgTTCTCCGTGACATGTGGGTTAGTCACCCGGACTTCTCTCCTTCAAGGTTATTTGACCTAGCCACCATGCACCATCCTAAGACTATCTCCAGCAGGTTTCTTATCCCACTTTCTATCTCACTCTATATTTTAAATTCTACTCTACAAAATGTGCAATATATGGAGGATggcctaagagcatctccaagagactttttattttttactCTCTATTTGACTCTTTATTTGTCTCTCCATAAATATTAAACTCTATATATAACATCTTATTCCAATAGACTCTCTAAAATGCAATTTAGCTTGGCTAGCGAGAGttactagccaaatttggctagcgaGGGAGTTAATTTAGAGAGCCAGATAGCTTAGCAAGTTAAATGGCTATTCTATTGGAGAGCTATTATGCTATTAattagctaaaatttagctttacaagctatttagctagtctcttggaTATGCTCTAAGTAATGATAGGACTTCTAGTTAGTTCTGGCTGTACATGCATGTTTCCTTATTATCCAAACTTTACTAGTATATTACAAGAATATCCACTTTATATAAAATCTCGCGCCTACATCTTTTGTGGACGAGTTTGGTATCTCCCTGACATATGGTCCGAGTCACCAGCACTTCTCTCCAACGTAATTTGGCCAGGCCACCATGCACcactatagatggccaaaaaacacgaggcccgtgagcccggcacgaagcccgctttttgggcccggtccgagcccggcacggtagaataagcgggcgggcttggacaggaaactaggcacgacGGGCTAGCCCgacacggcccgtttacctctaagcctgttaagcccgtttttttacactaaaacgtgcttaccggcccgtttagcccgcttttcggcccgtttttttcgtgctaaacgggccggcccgggccgtttaggcccgctgcgggccgggcttggacaAAAAATTAAGCCCGCTGGCTCAGTAGACACGGCCCGGTTtttggccggacttcaccgggcccgggccgggtggcccgtttggccatctctatgcACCACCCCTAAGTACTAAAGTATACCTATATATATAGGCGCACATTCTGTCACTCCGTTCCTCTCCCCGGCCAGCGTCTCTCTCCGATCCAGCTGGTCAGTAGTGATCAGTACTAGCTAGCTACTACCACCGCCCCCAAAACCATTCCACCTCTCAAGAACAGCGCTCTGGCAGCGCTGGTAGTGTAGCATCGCGCGTTCATCACTACGCTACTAGGAATCATATATCATCATcggtcgagagagagagagagcaagcaaGTTTCCTCCGGCGGCCGGAGGGTACGTAATCGATCGCCGGCCGCCACAGCAGGATGAGCAGGATGGGCGGCAAGGACTGCGTGCCCCCCGTCGCCATGGTGCTCGTGCAGCTGGGCTTCGCCGTCATGAACATCGTGTCGAAGCTGGCGCTGGACGCGGGCATGAGCCCCTACGTGCTCATCGCCTACCGCAACCTCATCGCCGCCGCCGTCATCTCCCCCATCGCCTACTTGCTTGAGAGGTGGTATACGTAACTAATAAGAGCTGGGCCGTACGTTGCAGAAGCAAACTAACTATATAGGCACACACCGTCTGCATGCTCATCGTCTTTGTGTTCCTGCTCCTGCCGATGATAGGTGTTTCAGTTCATCGGGTGCGTGCACGTCAGTTCATTCCAGTGCGAgcccacacacacgcacacacttGATCAGGCAGGCCTACTACGTACGTTTCTTCAGTGCCTTTGCTTGTGAGATAAGGCTGTGTGCTTTCCATTCTGTTTCGACAAAAAAAGAGGTTTCTTGAATTCAGCCCGTCGACGTCGACCGACTGTTTTGCCAAGTGGAAAATTTTAATCCATTGCTAATAAGCTAGCTAATTAACCTCGCCGTATAGAAATTTATAGCTGTGGCCGCTCAATAATCGATCGAGTTAAATGAAGAGTTGTTCGTTTAAATTCGGCGCTAGCTGCTGCTAATTGCTCACGCCTTCCTTGGAATGTTTGTGTGCGTTGCAGAAGAAGCGGGGCGACGATCACAAAGAAGGTGCTCCTGCAGATCTTCTGCTCCTCCATCTTCGGGTACTATTGCATTTGCAGCCGCCTGGTGTGTCCGTGTGTGTGTGTGACACTGTGACCTGGCTAGTAGAGGTCCTGAGAGTGAGATTAATAAATAATGTCAGATACGCGTCTGGCTGCATGCATGGATGCAGGGCAACGCTGAACCAGGTGCTGTTCGTCGTGGGGCTCAAGTCCACCAGCGCGACCGTGGCGTGCGCGCTCACCAACACGCTGCCGGCGCTGACCTTCGTGATGGCGGCGGCGCTCAAGATGGAGCCGGTGCGGCCGGGCACGGCGGCGGGGCAGGCCAAGCTGGTGGGCACGGCGGTGTGCGTGGGCGGATCCATGCTCATACCCTTCTACAAGGGCCCCGTCCTCAGGGTGTGGGCGTCCCCGATCCACTGGCGCTTCGCGGAGCACGCGTcgccccccgccgccgccgccgcggcaggCGCCCACACGGGCCCCGCCGCGGTGCTCGGGGACGTCCTCGTCATCGCCAGCTGCGTCGCCTGGGCCGTCTGGTTCATTCTCCACACCAAGATCTCCCAGGGGTTCTCCGCGCCCTACACCAGCACCGCCATCATGTGCCTCATGGCGGGCGTGCAGTGCGCGGGCGTCAGCGCCGCCCTGGACCGGAGCCTCGCCGTCTGGAAGCTCGGGTTCGACATCAGGCTCTACTCCGTGCTCTACATCGTAAGCTAGCTAGTTGATCGTCCTTTCACGAAGTTTACGGTGCATATATATTGCATGATGCGGTAGAAGCTAGCTTGCTGTCGAAATGATCGTCCGATGCAAATCGTGTTTGAAATGCCGCGCTTGCTTGCGCAGGGGATCGTTGGCTCCGGGGCCGGGTTCACGCTCATGTCGTGGTGCATCCAGGTGCGCGGCCCGCTGTACGTGTCCATGTTCAGCCCGCTGCTGCTCGTCATCGTCGCCGTCGTCGGCTGGGCCATCCTCGGCGACAAGATACGCCTGGGAAGGTATAGTGTGCATCTCTGCACTGCACAGCCTCCTGATCTATCTGTATACCATCAATTAGTAATTATTTTAGTCTGGAGTACACAGTGCTATCGGCTCCGTGCTCATCGTTGCCGGGCTATACATGGTGCTCTGGGGCAAAGGAAGGGAGATGGACAGACCGGGCCTCGACAACGACAAAGGCGACGAGGAGACCGCCGCCGCATTGGGCCTTGCGGTCGCAAGCAGCAAGGGTGGTGCGGTCGTCGTAAGCAGCCGTGTCGACGCCGTCAGCAGCCTGCCGGTGTTCTCCACAACAACTAGCCCCAAGAGGCAGCAACTCATTCACGGATGAAATAGCTAGTGGGTCGGAGTTGGAGGAACTGGCCGGGGCGAAGACGGCGGCGAAGATTGGATTGGAGGGGCATAACTACAGACTTGTGCACGGTTGGTTGCATTGCAGTTGCATGCAGCAGCGTCAGAGTCGTGTGGTCTGTTACAAAGAGGAAGCAAACAAACAGGAGTGTGATGTGGCTGTACTAGTGCCTAGTGGAAGCTGGAAGGGTTGCTTGCTACCTTGGATGATTTCGTGCTACTGTCGTTGGGCTTCTCTGTGTGCGCTGCACTTCACTTGAATGATCTGATTTGGTTCCTCCAAAAAGTCTCACCATACCATTAATTATCTTCATCTTCATGACATTAAGTACAGTTTCTCTTTTTACTCCTTTTTTTTTTGCTTGCCACAGGATCGGTTCACGGAAAAGAACAGAGGGTACATTTATTTATTCTTTGCTTCATATACAAATTTTGATTTGGGTGCGAGGTGTGTTAAAGCGGACCATTTTTGCCCTCACCTCAAGTTTTAAGTGAATTCTAGAATTCAAAGAAAGTTCTCTGATTCAATGACACGATTTTGAAGCAAACAAATAAGAACATCTCCAAGAGACACTTTATTTTTTGGCTCTCTATTTAACTCTCTATTTAATTTTTCATAATGGTTACACTCTATATGTAGCATTTCACTCCAACAGACTATCTATTTAGTTTTGCTAGTCAGATGACTAGCCAAATTTATCTAGTGAGAGAGCTAATTTAGAGAGTCAGATAGCTTGGCGAGTCAAATAGCTAATCTGTTGGAAAGTTATTTTGCTGTTGAATAACTAAAATTTAGCTTGGCGAGTCATTAACTAATCTCTTGGAGATGCTTAATATACCCAAATGCCATCGGCATGTATAAGgctgctgtaacacccctggtgttacgattactaaaactctgacatgtcatcatcagcatttgcattaacttgcttgatacacttagaatgcattcactaggatcCAAAATAATCTAAGTATGATGTTGTGATTAGTGAAGAGTGGAGGACCTGGTTTTGAAAATCTCAATTTAGAGCTCCAAAAGTGGAACTTGTGATTTGGCAATAATTTGCCAAAAGGTCAAATTACCAAATTTATAGAGTTCTCCAACCCAAACAACTTTCAGGTATAGAGATTTCCATGTTTTATAGGAAGAAGTGGAGAAAACTCAAAAATTAACTTTTTGGACATAAGATTGGATGGCTGGAAACAATATTAAGTAGTTGTCTTTGAATCTTCATAACTTTTGATATATAGGCAATTTGAAGATAGTCACAGTAGCAAAGCTGTAGAGCTACACTAGATGTGTAAATTTGTTTAAGCTACGTAACCCTAAATTCATATGGAACTAGGTGGAAACTGGTCCAAAGTGGGAATGtcagaatctgaatttcagactgcaATGTCTGAAACTGAAGATTTTATATGCTGAAGCAACTTTGGAAGCCTGTTGGTGGCTGATCCATACAGCTATGGGTTACAGTTTATGTACCAAAGTGGAAGACCACATGTTGGGGTATAAGTTTGGTTAAGGTTCATACCCCTAAAACTATTTGGAACTGGTAGAAACAGTGGTAAAAAAATGTAGTGTTTAATTTTGGATTTTCAAACTTGGTGAAAAACCAAAGTCTGAATTTGTGTGTTTAATGCCAACTTTGGGCTTTGATGGTTTGGAATCCATATGGTTCTAGCTAAGGGTCATTGTACCAAACTCGTGGAGCAACATGTGGAGCACCAATTTGATTAAGCAACTTGGCCTCAGAAGTatttggaacttggagaaaagggcGAGGTTGTGTCGTTTCGAAGAGAGCAAGAGAAGTTCAGAGACCTTGTTTGAAATCTAGTACAAGCAAACAACTTTTAAACCAAGGGAAATTTGGACATGAGCTATATACACCAAAGTTTGGTTTGAGCTTAAGGTTAACCTTGTTTTTAGTAGGATGCAATAAATTGATGAAGCACTTGAAGCAGATCAAGTCCAATTTCAACTCTAAACTAGCCCAAAAATGGATTTTAAGATTTAGCTATGTTTTGCTAAAAGTCAGTATATAAAAGTCGTGGAGCTTGGAAAAGTGAATAATTTTCATATTTGGAGCTCTCCAAGTGGTGTGGGAGAATTTGAAGTAAATTGCAAAAGTTCAGATTTGGGTCAGTTTGGAATCAGCCCAACACAGTTTTGTTTATCTGTATTTGGATCCCTGTAACTTTTAATCCATGAGTATTTTGGAAACAGTTGTTATAACAAACCTGTAGAGTAACTATAGGAGAACAATGTTTATGAAATGTAGCAGCCCTAAAACCATATGCAACTAGGAGAAAAAGGTGTTCAAAGTGGGACTGTCAGACTTCATGATTTTCAGACTTTGAATAGttgcctaagtctgaaatcattGTTTTTAGTGCCATTTTGGGGCTGTGTGTTGCCTGTTCTAGGAAGTTTTGGACCATGGTTGCTATGGGAGAGTTGAAGAGCATATGTCAGTGAACAAATTTTGTTGTGTGAGTTAGGCTTGATCTGACCCAGAACATGGAGTACAAGTTACCCAAAGTGGGGCTGATAGTTTTTTTCAGTTTTCAGACCAGGAACAGAAGGTTAAGTCTGAATTGCAGTGTTTGTGCTGTTTTTGGAGCTCATTTGTGGAAAATCTAAGGAGCTTTGGGCTGAGACGTCTATAGAGGAGTTAAAGACCACAAGTTAGTGTACAAATTCATTTAATGAGAATGGGTGTAATCCTACGCAAAATGTGGAGAAAATGTGGCTCAAAATTGGACTGTCAGTTTAATTGGGCTGAATTTGTTGTCtctgaaatctgaatttcagtgtaGAATGCCTAGTTTGGAGCTGTTTTGTGATCAATATGAGTGGTTTTAGACTGTAGTTTCTATAGAAAACTTGGAGACCACAGTATGGCGAATACGTTTCATAAGGTGAGATTGACATGGTGCTACATAAAAAGTAGAGTAATGTTTGCCTAAAGATCAGTTGTCAGGTGTTGGGGATTTTCAAACAGTAAAACATCTAAGTATGAATCTGTGTGTTTTTACCCACCTTTGGAGCTATGTGGTAATTAATCCAAAGATATTTGGGTTAAGAGTTTGTAGCAAAATGAGAGACCTGATATAGATAATCAAGGTTTGTGCAATGAGTTGGCTTGCTACTGTATAGAACTTGGAGAACAGCCTATTGCAAATCCCTCTGTCAGACTTAAACTGTGCTGTCCAGTTAGCTGAATTTGGACTTTTCAATATTTATACTCTACTTTAGCGCATCACAACTTTTTATTTGAATATTTCCAACCTATGAGCGTTATACCAAAGTGAAAGAACTATGCTTAGGGAGTAAATTTAGTTAAGGGAGATGGGCCTGTTGCTAAGAGAATTTGTGACATAAAAGGGGATCAAACAGAGAGCTGGGCAATGGGCAGTGTGGCTGATTCAGTGGATTCAGAAGATTGAAACTGTGTTTCAGTGAAGTATAGCCGTTCAGAGGTTCCAAATATCTGAAGGAAAAATTACCTTTCTCCATGTGCTGGCCGATGGCCTTTATCCCCTAGCCGTTTCTCCTTATCCCCTCCCTGCCACACATTTTCTATTATCCTTAGGTCGACCAAATCCTTAGAATGCTCCTGTTCTtattgttgacgccttttcggagcgccaaatactcaagaagaaccggcggcggtgctctctgcacaggggcggacggtccgcgcgcggggccggacggtccgcggcctggtgcgaggcgcggtggtactctctgcgcaggggcggactgtccgcggcctggggccggacggtccgcggcctggtgcgcggctagggcttctctgcctgacggccggacggtccgcgcgtgcgcaggggcggcggaaatcGCCGGCggcacctggatctcgctcccgggagggaccccgtcggggaggagagatcctaggtggtgtctaggctcgggccggccgacctagactcctcta of Zea mays cultivar B73 chromosome 8, Zm-B73-REFERENCE-NAM-5.0, whole genome shotgun sequence contains these proteins:
- the LOC100272817 gene encoding uncharacterized protein isoform X5, which gives rise to MSRMGGKDCVPPVAMVLVQLGFAVMNIVSKLALDAGMSPYVLIAYRNLIAAAVISPIAYLLERRSGATITKKVLLQIFCSSIFGYASGCMHGCRATLNQVLFVVGLKSTSATVACALTNTLPALTFVMAAALKMEPVRPGTAAGQAKLVGTAVCVGGSMLIPFYKGPVLRVWASPIHWRFAEHASPPAAAAAAGAHTGPAAVLGDVLVIASCVAWAVWFILHTKISQGFSAPYTSTAIMCLMAGVQCAGVSAALDRSLAVWKLGFDIRLYSVLYIGIVGSGAGFTLMSWCIQVRGPLYVSMFSPLLLVIVAVVGWAILGDKIRLGSLEYTVLSAPCSSLPGYTWCSGAKEGRWTDRASTTTKATRRPPPHWALRSQAARVVRSS
- the LOC100272817 gene encoding uncharacterized protein isoform X3 → MSRMGGKDCVPPVAMVLVQLGFAVMNIVSKLALDAGMSPYVLIAYRNLIAAAVISPIAYLLERRSGATITKKVLLQIFCSSIFGYASGCMHGCRATLNQVLFVVGLKSTSATVACALTNTLPALTFVMAAALKMEPVRPGTAAGQAKLVGTAVCVGGSMLIPFYKGPVLRVWASPIHWRFAEHASPPAAAAAAGAHTGPAAVLGDVLVIASCVAWAVWFILHTKISQGFSAPYTSTAIMCLMAGVQCAGVSAALDRSLAVWKLGFDIRLYSVLYIGIVGSGAGFTLMSWCIQVRGPLYVSMFSPLLLVIVAVVGWAILGDKIRLGSAIGSVLIVAGLYMVLWGKGREMDRPGLDNDKGDEETAAALGLAVASSKGGAVVVSSRVDAVSSLPVFSTTTSPKRQQLIHG
- the LOC100272817 gene encoding uncharacterized protein isoform X1, whose amino-acid sequence is MSRMGGKDCVPPVAMVLVQLGFAVMNIVSKLALDAGMSPYVLIAYRNLIAAAVISPIAYLLERCFSSSGACTSVHSSASPHTRTHLIRQAYYKKRGDDHKEGAPADLLLLHLRIRVWLHAWMQGNAEPGAVRRGAQVHQRDRGVRAHQHAAGADLRDGGGAQDGAGAAGHGGGAGQAGGHGGVRGRIHAHTLLQGPRPQGVGVPDPLALRGARVAPRRRRRGRRPHGPRRGARGRPRHRQLRRLGRLVHSPHQDLPGVLRALHQHRHHVPHGGRAVRGRQRRPGPEPRRLEARVRHQALLRALHRDRWLRGRVHAHVVVHPGARPAVRVHVQPAAARHRRRRRLGHPRRQDTPGKSGVHSAIGSVLIVAGLYMVLWGKGREMDRPGLDNDKGDEETAAALGLAVASSKGGAVVVSSRVDAVSSLPVFSTTTSPKRQQLIHG
- the LOC100272817 gene encoding uncharacterized protein isoform X6, which encodes MHGCRATLNQVLFVVGLKSTSATVACALTNTLPALTFVMAAALKMEPVRPGTAAGQAKLVGTAVCVGGSMLIPFYKGPVLRVWASPIHWRFAEHASPPAAAAAAGAHTGPAAVLGDVLVIASCVAWAVWFILHTKISQGFSAPYTSTAIMCLMAGVQCAGVSAALDRSLAVWKLGFDIRLYSVLYIGIVGSGAGFTLMSWCIQVRGPLYVSMFSPLLLVIVAVVGWAILGDKIRLGSAIGSVLIVAGLYMVLWGKGREMDRPGLDNDKGDEETAAALGLAVASSKGGAVVVSSRVDAVSSLPVFSTTTSPKRQQLIHG
- the LOC100272817 gene encoding uncharacterized protein LOC100272817 — its product is MSRMGGKDCVPPVAMVLVQLGFAVMNIVSKLALDAGMSPYVLIAYRNLIAAAVISPIAYLLERCFSSSGACTSVHSSASPHTRTHLIRQAYYKKRGDDHKEGAPADLLLLHLRGNAEPGAVRRGAQVHQRDRGVRAHQHAAGADLRDGGGAQDGAGAAGHGGGAGQAGGHGGVRGRIHAHTLLQGPRPQGVGVPDPLALRGARVAPRRRRRGRRPHGPRRGARGRPRHRQLRRLGRLVHSPHQDLPGVLRALHQHRHHVPHGGRAVRGRQRRPGPEPRRLEARVRHQALLRALHRDRWLRGRVHAHVVVHPGARPAVRVHVQPAAARHRRRRRLGHPRRQDTPGKCYRLRAHRCRAIHGALGQRKGDGQTGPRQRQRRRGDRRRIGPCGRKQQGWCGRRKQPCRRRQQPAGVLHNN
- the LOC100272817 gene encoding uncharacterized protein isoform X4 produces the protein MSRMGGKDCVPPVAMVLVQLGFAVMNIVSKLALDAGMSPYVLIAYRNLIAAAVISPIAYLLERRSGATITKKVLLQIFCSSIFGATLNQVLFVVGLKSTSATVACALTNTLPALTFVMAAALKMEPVRPGTAAGQAKLVGTAVCVGGSMLIPFYKGPVLRVWASPIHWRFAEHASPPAAAAAAGAHTGPAAVLGDVLVIASCVAWAVWFILHTKISQGFSAPYTSTAIMCLMAGVQCAGVSAALDRSLAVWKLGFDIRLYSVLYIGIVGSGAGFTLMSWCIQVRGPLYVSMFSPLLLVIVAVVGWAILGDKIRLGSAIGSVLIVAGLYMVLWGKGREMDRPGLDNDKGDEETAAALGLAVASSKGGAVVVSSRVDAVSSLPVFSTTTSPKRQQLIHG
- the LOC100272817 gene encoding uncharacterized protein isoform X2 → MSRMGGKDCVPPVAMVLVQLGFAVMNIVSKLALDAGMSPYVLIAYRNLIAAAVISPIAYLLERCFSSSGACTSVHSSASPHTRTHLIRQAYYKKRGDDHKEGAPADLLLLHLRIRVWLHAWMQGNAEPGAVRRGAQVHQRDRGVRAHQHAAGADLRDGGGAQDGAGAAGHGGGAGQAGGHGGVRGRIHAHTLLQGPRPQGVGVPDPLALRGARVAPRRRRRGRRPHGPRRGARGRPRHRQLRRLGRLVHSPHQDLPGVLRALHQHRHHVPHGGRAVRGRQRRPGPEPRRLEARVRHQALLRALHRDRWLRGRVHAHVVVHPGARPAVRVHVQPAAARHRRRRRLGHPRRQDTPGKCYRLRAHRCRAIHGALGQRKGDGQTGPRQRQRRRGDRRRIGPCGRKQQGWCGRRKQPCRRRQQPAGVLHNN